One Candidatus Nanopelagicales bacterium DNA window includes the following coding sequences:
- a CDS encoding SIR2 family protein yields the protein MTEVRVNGVPRKSLLSGPAVGISPDRLRTIVQDCHLNFLIGAGTPSAYFGVLGNIEDALSQLAESTADEGVKAIVRASIQAHFFDSVLAPNLEVIERDASTEEVLTSYAKFLQTLNRILLKRHSSILAKQVNVFTTNVDMVFEVAFEQMGIDFSDGFSGKIRPRFDLGDFSTIRFRLASRFEQRSEVPVFNLVKMHGSAGWLQEERSAGKVEIIFDHGLSLVTETKAALNAARADLITIASRDDLDTDALIAKSPPGAVPATVTSFSESYAKLGIVNPDKQKFATTVLNETYYELIRRFANELEKENSALFVHGFSFRDEHLRDVAVRAARSNPTLQVIVFCYSRGDLANYQKLIPDTDIKNGNIQFVLPPEPGEDEDERVATLDVVTSAYFEPIIADKFPEAAQRIELDIRVPSEEGTGV from the coding sequence GTGACCGAAGTTCGCGTGAATGGAGTGCCCCGCAAGTCTCTACTGAGTGGCCCGGCAGTCGGGATCAGCCCGGACCGGCTCCGCACCATCGTCCAGGACTGCCACTTGAACTTCCTAATCGGAGCTGGGACGCCATCGGCGTACTTCGGCGTCCTGGGCAACATCGAGGATGCTCTTTCGCAACTCGCCGAGTCGACGGCTGATGAAGGTGTGAAGGCAATCGTCAGGGCATCCATCCAGGCGCACTTCTTTGACTCGGTCCTTGCGCCCAACCTAGAGGTGATCGAACGAGATGCCAGCACAGAGGAGGTCCTGACTTCCTACGCCAAGTTTCTCCAAACACTGAACCGTATCCTCCTCAAGCGCCATAGCTCGATCCTCGCCAAGCAGGTCAACGTCTTCACGACCAACGTCGACATGGTTTTCGAAGTTGCTTTCGAGCAGATGGGCATCGACTTCAGCGACGGTTTTAGCGGGAAGATTCGCCCACGCTTCGACCTGGGAGACTTCAGTACCATCCGCTTCCGCTTGGCCAGCAGGTTCGAGCAGCGGTCCGAAGTCCCCGTGTTCAACCTGGTCAAGATGCACGGTTCGGCAGGGTGGCTGCAAGAGGAGCGCTCCGCCGGGAAGGTTGAGATCATTTTCGACCACGGCCTCTCGCTAGTAACCGAGACCAAGGCCGCTTTGAATGCTGCGCGAGCTGACCTCATCACGATCGCCAGCAGGGACGATCTCGACACTGACGCACTGATTGCCAAATCCCCGCCAGGTGCCGTCCCTGCGACTGTCACTTCATTCTCGGAGTCCTACGCCAAACTGGGCATCGTCAATCCGGACAAGCAGAAGTTCGCCACGACGGTTCTCAACGAGACCTACTACGAGCTGATCCGGCGGTTCGCGAACGAGTTGGAGAAGGAGAACAGTGCCCTCTTCGTCCACGGGTTCTCTTTCCGCGACGAGCACCTCCGCGACGTTGCCGTCAGGGCTGCGCGGTCCAACCCGACGCTTCAGGTGATCGTTTTCTGCTACTCGCGCGGCGATCTCGCGAACTACCAGAAGTTGATACCAGATACTGACATCAAGAACGGGAACATCCAGTTCGTACTGCCGCCGGAACCCGGCGAGGACGAGGATGAGCGGGTGGCGACGCTGGACGTCGTGACGAGCGCCTACTTCGAACCGATCATCGCCGACAAGTTCCCCGAGGCAGCCCAGCGAATCGAGTTGGACATTCGTGTTCCGAGCGAAGAGGGGACCGGTGTTTGA
- a CDS encoding PDZ domain-containing protein produces the protein MSSFLKSPMSKRARVLFISGISMMVLLLIALLLPVPFVRMAPGPTFNVIGERDGKPMIEVSGTTTYPVTGQLRMVTVMESGGPRGGLTFVTAIASWFNADDAVVPRELVYPDDVSGDDVKSQQAAMFSSSETDAISAAMNYLDEPTSQKIIVAGVGGDAPATGKLEPGDVILAVNGVAITDTKQVSTLIQAQPVGTTFTFTVERDGKTQDVQVTSAVNPQDNKTPYIGISVGVVNVPNFDVKFNVDGVGGPSAGLMLSIGLIDKLTPGDLAQGKDIAGTGTITPEGAVGSIGGIRQKLAGAKKAGAQLFLVPAGNCAEAQGHIPDGLAVTPVKTLTDGMNAVEKWTSGQMVPACPVQK, from the coding sequence ATGAGTAGCTTCTTGAAGTCGCCGATGTCCAAGCGCGCTCGTGTCTTGTTTATCAGTGGCATCAGCATGATGGTGCTGCTCTTGATTGCGCTGTTACTCCCAGTTCCGTTTGTACGTATGGCTCCGGGCCCGACGTTCAATGTGATCGGTGAACGTGACGGTAAGCCGATGATTGAAGTAAGCGGCACCACGACCTATCCAGTTACCGGTCAACTACGCATGGTCACTGTGATGGAATCGGGTGGTCCTCGAGGTGGGCTGACGTTCGTTACTGCAATTGCTTCATGGTTTAACGCTGACGATGCCGTTGTGCCTCGTGAGTTGGTGTACCCCGATGATGTTTCTGGTGACGATGTGAAGTCACAACAAGCTGCAATGTTTAGTTCATCTGAAACTGATGCAATTAGTGCGGCGATGAACTATCTCGACGAACCAACATCACAGAAAATCATCGTCGCGGGTGTTGGTGGCGATGCGCCTGCTACGGGCAAGCTTGAACCAGGCGATGTGATTCTTGCGGTCAACGGAGTCGCAATCACAGACACAAAGCAAGTATCAACACTGATTCAAGCGCAACCTGTTGGTACAACGTTTACGTTCACTGTTGAGCGCGATGGCAAAACGCAAGATGTACAAGTGACGTCCGCTGTAAATCCACAAGACAACAAGACTCCTTATATTGGAATCAGCGTTGGCGTAGTGAACGTTCCCAACTTTGATGTGAAGTTCAACGTTGATGGAGTGGGCGGCCCAAGTGCAGGGTTGATGCTGAGCATTGGGTTGATCGACAAACTCACTCCAGGGGATCTTGCTCAAGGCAAAGACATCGCTGGTACCGGAACGATTACCCCTGAAGGGGCTGTTGGTTCGATCGGCGGTATTCGGCAAAAGCTTGCCGGTGCAAAGAAAGCGGGTGCGCAGCTCTTTTTGGTGCCTGCGGGTAACTGCGCCGAAGCACAGGGTCATATTCCAGATGGATTGGCTGTTACCCCTGTGAAAACCCTCACTGACGGGATGAATGCCGTGGAGAAGTGGACGAGCGGGCAGATGGTTCCAGCCTGCCCTGTGCAGAAATAG
- a CDS encoding ATP-binding protein, which produces MFRAKRGPVFEGEFLEQDTVFRVGRVVSVEGRQVRVAVDKLKNSSHLLFQGGIVRNVAVGSYLKIVKGFSELIGKVDGEFVAEDRAASAIYRRGVDPMLRQLQVSLIGYIEGGRFERGIREMPLLDNECFILTEAEFGLIHTFVEDSDTPIEIGTLAMEPTQAVSVGVNAIFASHIGIFGNTGSGKSYTLAKIYHELFVRYADLRGFRQRSQFVLIDFNGEYLNRDDSDGDLRSTSVVTGEANKREYALSTRSQSGPRLPLPSSAVSDLAFWTVLLDATEKTQAPFLGRVLSSDYWDRRIDDPADLLTVLGDMVLRATKSSDTTLDRQTVFNLLSEVQTCLGSSPSRELADLIDEFQRDLHYNATYRKFFWGSWSNSPIDPDHSSWPSLTRDKVAGLSVDFSTIEPGIDLIRFKIVLQYYSDIISGFANREHLGPLIKRLETRVPDIKKLIVVDDDEKYEEPLIVVSLRDVNLSMRKVIPMLLCKHLYDRKKETDPANQRHLNLIIDEAHNILSLESSRESEAWRDYRLETFEEIVKEGRKFGVFLTLASQRPHDISPTIISQLHNYFLHRLVNNLDVQAIEKAVAYLDRVSFEQLPILPTGVCIVAGVSAQIPVIVKISHLPPQSEPNSRTISLTSEWLKPLPAEEGNEDLNDDDIGGTSSASPWDDDEPPF; this is translated from the coding sequence GTGTTCCGAGCGAAGAGGGGACCGGTGTTTGAGGGCGAGTTCTTGGAGCAGGACACCGTATTCCGGGTGGGCCGAGTCGTCTCGGTTGAGGGCCGGCAGGTTCGGGTCGCTGTCGACAAGCTCAAGAATAGTTCTCATCTGCTCTTCCAAGGTGGCATTGTCAGGAACGTCGCTGTTGGTAGCTACCTCAAGATCGTGAAGGGCTTCTCGGAACTCATCGGGAAGGTCGACGGTGAATTCGTCGCGGAGGATAGGGCAGCATCAGCGATCTATCGCCGCGGAGTGGACCCGATGTTGCGACAGCTCCAAGTGAGCCTGATCGGTTACATCGAAGGTGGGCGCTTCGAGCGCGGAATTCGAGAGATGCCATTGCTCGACAATGAGTGCTTCATTCTCACGGAGGCCGAGTTCGGTCTTATCCACACCTTTGTTGAAGATTCCGACACGCCAATTGAGATCGGCACACTCGCGATGGAGCCCACGCAGGCGGTCTCCGTCGGGGTCAACGCAATCTTCGCAAGCCATATCGGGATATTCGGGAACACTGGTAGCGGGAAGTCCTACACGCTGGCGAAGATCTACCACGAGCTTTTCGTGCGGTACGCCGACCTGCGAGGTTTCCGGCAGCGCTCGCAATTCGTACTTATCGACTTCAATGGCGAGTACCTCAATCGGGACGACTCCGACGGAGATCTTCGGTCCACGTCTGTCGTTACTGGGGAGGCCAACAAGCGCGAGTATGCCCTCAGTACCCGCTCGCAGTCAGGGCCGAGACTCCCGCTTCCGTCGAGTGCTGTGAGCGATCTAGCCTTCTGGACGGTCTTGCTCGATGCGACTGAGAAGACGCAGGCCCCGTTCCTCGGGCGAGTCCTTTCCAGTGACTACTGGGATCGCCGGATTGACGATCCTGCCGATCTGCTCACCGTCCTCGGCGACATGGTTCTGCGGGCCACGAAGAGCAGCGACACGACACTGGATCGCCAGACGGTTTTCAACCTCCTTTCAGAGGTTCAGACCTGCCTCGGGTCGTCGCCATCCCGGGAGTTGGCAGACCTGATCGACGAGTTCCAGCGCGATCTCCATTACAACGCCACGTACCGAAAGTTCTTCTGGGGATCCTGGAGCAACTCGCCGATCGATCCGGACCATTCGTCGTGGCCGAGCCTGACGAGGGACAAGGTCGCTGGGCTGTCCGTTGACTTCTCAACGATCGAGCCTGGCATTGATTTGATCCGATTCAAGATTGTTCTTCAGTACTACAGCGACATCATCAGCGGATTCGCTAACCGTGAGCACCTCGGGCCACTGATCAAGCGCCTTGAAACCCGGGTCCCGGACATCAAGAAGCTCATCGTTGTTGACGACGACGAGAAGTACGAAGAGCCATTGATCGTCGTCTCGCTTCGAGACGTCAACCTATCGATGCGCAAGGTCATCCCGATGTTGCTTTGCAAGCACCTGTATGACCGGAAGAAGGAGACTGATCCGGCGAACCAGCGCCACCTCAACCTGATTATCGACGAGGCCCACAACATTCTGTCGCTGGAGTCGTCACGCGAGAGCGAGGCGTGGCGGGACTACCGTCTGGAGACCTTCGAGGAGATCGTCAAAGAGGGACGAAAGTTCGGAGTCTTTCTCACGCTGGCGAGTCAGCGCCCTCACGACATCTCACCAACGATAATTTCGCAACTTCACAACTACTTCCTCCACCGGCTTGTGAACAACCTCGACGTCCAGGCGATCGAGAAGGCGGTTGCCTACCTAGACCGGGTTTCCTTCGAGCAGCTCCCGATCCTGCCAACGGGTGTCTGCATAGTCGCTGGCGTCTCGGCACAGATACCAGTGATCGTCAAGATCAGCCACCTGCCGCCCCAGTCAGAGCCGAACAGTCGAACGATCTCGCTTACGTCGGAGTGGCTGAAGCCTCTCCCCGCGGAGGAGGGCAACGAAGACCTCAATGACGATGACATTGGGGGAACCAGCTCAGCATCCCCGTGGGACGACGATGAACCGCCCTTTTGA
- a CDS encoding DUF86 domain-containing protein gives MERKAAKELLHIQGWLQRVGEIVERGKDAYLADDLLQEAGDSLMMKLGEAANRLSKLGVLAPDRVDWALAVANRNFIIHQYDELNRALTWQTLSVDLPDWKASLRSLFADADTALSDEAEGAS, from the coding sequence ATGGAACGAAAGGCAGCCAAGGAACTGCTACACATCCAGGGCTGGCTGCAACGAGTAGGCGAGATCGTCGAACGCGGCAAGGACGCCTACCTCGCCGATGACCTGCTCCAAGAGGCAGGCGACTCTTTAATGATGAAGCTCGGCGAGGCCGCCAACCGGCTATCCAAGCTTGGCGTCCTTGCGCCCGACCGAGTCGACTGGGCGCTCGCTGTCGCCAACCGCAACTTCATCATCCACCAGTACGATGAGCTCAACCGCGCCCTAACCTGGCAAACGCTTTCCGTCGACCTTCCCGACTGGAAGGCTTCTCTCCGGTCGTTGTTCGCTGACGCTGACACTGCGCTCTCCGACGAAGCTGAGGGGGCATCGTGA
- a CDS encoding cation diffusion facilitator family transporter: MDPRMHDDADHEHAHEHDHEPGNSHKHGLGLWARIQHVIAPHSHDAIVSMDSELETSRKGMRALLISFGALIVTAVLQAVLVTFTGSIALLSDTIHNFADALTAVPIAIAFTLGRRATNRRYTYGYGRAEDLAGIAVVLFIALSAVIAGYEAIQRLLHPQTVAHVWLVGAAGVIGFLGNELVARYRIRVGKQIGSAALVADGLHARTDGFTSLAVVAGAVGIGLGFPEADPIIGLIITIAILFVLRNAIREIYSRLMDCVDPALVDRVEGVAAGTPGVNAVGEVRVRWIGHTLRADVCVSVDDELTIVQAHQIAVDTEHRLIHEIPRLTTAMVHADPTKGAHDQHADLDHHTD; the protein is encoded by the coding sequence GTGGATCCACGGATGCACGATGACGCTGATCATGAACACGCTCACGAGCACGACCATGAGCCCGGCAACTCCCACAAACACGGCCTTGGCCTATGGGCACGAATTCAGCACGTCATCGCCCCCCATTCCCACGATGCGATCGTGTCCATGGACTCTGAACTAGAAACCAGCCGCAAGGGCATGCGCGCGCTACTGATTTCATTCGGTGCCCTCATAGTGACTGCGGTGTTACAAGCCGTGCTGGTGACCTTCACCGGTTCGATCGCACTACTGAGTGACACCATTCATAACTTCGCTGATGCACTCACCGCAGTGCCCATCGCAATCGCCTTCACCCTTGGTCGTCGAGCCACGAATCGTCGCTACACCTACGGCTATGGCCGAGCCGAGGATCTCGCCGGGATTGCAGTTGTGTTGTTCATTGCGCTGTCTGCTGTCATCGCAGGATATGAAGCAATCCAACGTTTGCTTCATCCACAAACGGTCGCGCATGTTTGGCTTGTCGGCGCTGCAGGAGTAATCGGGTTCTTAGGCAACGAACTTGTTGCGCGCTATCGCATTCGCGTTGGCAAACAGATCGGTTCCGCAGCACTTGTTGCCGATGGGCTTCATGCAAGAACTGATGGATTTACTTCCCTTGCAGTCGTTGCAGGCGCGGTTGGCATCGGCCTTGGATTTCCTGAAGCTGACCCGATCATTGGCCTCATCATTACCATCGCGATTCTCTTCGTACTGCGCAATGCAATACGCGAAATTTATTCGCGACTCATGGACTGCGTTGATCCCGCGTTGGTCGATCGCGTTGAAGGGGTCGCTGCAGGAACTCCGGGCGTGAATGCTGTTGGAGAAGTTCGCGTGCGTTGGATCGGCCACACCTTACGTGCGGATGTTTGCGTCTCCGTTGATGACGAACTCACGATTGTGCAAGCTCATCAAATCGCTGTTGATACTGAGCATCGACTCATTCATGAAATTCCTCGACTCACCACGGCAATGGTTCATGCTGATCCAACCAAGGGGGCCCATGATCAGCATGCCGATTTAGACCACCACACTGATTAA
- a CDS encoding class I SAM-dependent methyltransferase, which yields MTVTPGSSHYWDTRYSDSGWRDVSWFQETPEPSFTTIKHAAPSNDAAIVDVGGGASLLVDALVNDGFTNVTVVDLSEQAINTARERVSNLNATFVAADVRTWQPNQTFDVWHDRATYHFLTESSDQQQYWDLVRASLKFGGTLIIATFAEDGPEMCSGLPIQRYSAKELVDAMGEGFKVTETMRQTHVTPTGGEQKFIWVIATRTH from the coding sequence GTGACAGTTACGCCAGGTAGTTCGCACTATTGGGATACGCGGTATTCCGATAGTGGTTGGCGTGATGTGAGTTGGTTCCAAGAAACCCCGGAGCCTTCGTTCACAACAATTAAACATGCAGCGCCCAGTAATGATGCTGCGATTGTTGATGTCGGTGGGGGAGCATCGCTTCTTGTTGACGCACTTGTTAACGATGGATTTACCAATGTCACTGTTGTTGATTTAAGTGAGCAAGCGATCAACACGGCGCGCGAGCGCGTAAGCAATCTGAATGCAACCTTCGTTGCAGCAGATGTGCGCACATGGCAGCCGAATCAAACCTTTGACGTGTGGCATGACCGTGCGACCTATCACTTCCTCACGGAGTCAAGTGATCAGCAGCAGTACTGGGATCTCGTGCGAGCCAGCCTCAAGTTTGGTGGCACCTTGATCATTGCGACCTTTGCAGAAGATGGGCCTGAAATGTGTTCAGGGCTGCCAATCCAGCGTTATAGCGCCAAAGAACTCGTCGATGCGATGGGTGAGGGCTTTAAGGTCACCGAAACCATGCGTCAAACCCACGTCACACCAACTGGTGGCGAACAGAAATTCATCTGGGTGATCGCGACACGAACTCATTAA
- a CDS encoding nucleotidyltransferase domain-containing protein translates to MTLLAEYRDARRDEDVSRLRRVLALRAMVVTGMSQRQIAEAIGITQPAVSQQLKFAPELNIVHPEVLLEAAAPILKALAADHGYSRLAVFGSVGRHQARQDSDIDLIVESPEKTSSFGFIRFKQLIEQVLGRDIDLIDYGGLKSKIDDDIRREAVAL, encoded by the coding sequence ATGACTCTGCTGGCCGAGTACCGCGACGCCCGCCGCGACGAAGACGTCTCGCGGCTCCGCCGTGTGCTCGCACTCCGCGCCATGGTTGTCACCGGCATGAGTCAACGGCAGATCGCCGAGGCAATCGGCATCACCCAGCCCGCGGTTAGCCAGCAACTCAAGTTCGCGCCTGAACTCAACATCGTCCACCCTGAGGTGCTCCTTGAAGCCGCCGCACCGATCCTCAAAGCCCTCGCCGCGGACCACGGCTACTCGCGACTCGCAGTCTTCGGGTCCGTCGGGCGCCACCAGGCTCGGCAGGACTCCGACATCGACCTGATAGTCGAATCACCCGAGAAGACGTCATCGTTCGGCTTCATTCGGTTCAAGCAACTCATCGAGCAGGTTCTCGGCCGCGACATCGACCTAATCGACTACGGCGGACTCAAGTCGAAGATCGATGACGATATCCGTCGTGAGGCGGTGGCGCTGTGA
- a CDS encoding UPF0182 family protein, whose product MAFNFPGGSAPSTPSEGGERKRGALFPTIIILGVLVVAFVIFTGFYTDLLWFDSLDMSSVFTTQIYTKVGLFLAFAVVMALVVFAVMWWAWKTRPEFRGMTPEQASLERYRDAIEPFRTRVAIGIAIVMGLFAGFAAAAEWDAFLMWRNATEFGQVDPQFGMDLSFFIFTLPFIQYLLGFGFAVLLLSLIAAVVVQYLYGGLRLQPKGDRATGAAQTQVSILIALILFLKAVSYWFDRFALDTQSQSLVTGFTGLKYTDVHAVLPSLNILTFVALIVGVLFLFNAFKRSWPLAFIGLGLMILTSIVVGVLYPLVIQQFQVRPSELVKEQPYIARNIDSTRAAYNIADSDVADYPGTVAPPTAKVITASQGTLSNIRLLDPALVSPTYNQLQQIRGYYSFNDKLDIDRYNLTGKKVDGAVVAVREINLNGINAGQRNWTNDKTVYTHGYGFVAAYDNTVQDSGQPDFFAKNIPPVGALQAEQPRVYFGENSPLYSVVGAPKGQQPVELDYPDDASPTGQKNYTYQGNGGVPIGSFFNKLLFATKFQDGNLILSDLVNTDSRILYERDPLTRVSKVAPWLTLDQDPYPVVADGRIKWIVDGYTTSNNYPYSSRVSLSNATSDSLNTRTVGSGITPLDQINYMRNSVKAVVDAYDGTVTMYEWDSTDPVLKTWMKAFPGTVTPRAQMDADLLAHVRYPQDVFKVQRTILSRYHVTDASTFYNGTDVWNVPFDPTIATAQVFQPPYYLTLQMPDQKLPTFSLTTTFSPQGRQTLAGFMAVSSDPLKDYGKIRVLQLPSNTTIPGPQQVQNAFESDPTVSSQLSLLRRGGSEVDLGNLLSLPFNNGLLYVEPVYLRASADGFPLLQKVLVGYGQNVALEDTLVAALNKVFSLSPGAGVESIPSTGDLKPETTPKPQPTTSSDGTAASELSAAIADAQRAYENGLAALKNNDFTAYDQAQKQLAAALKRAAAAEAKLTGKASGQSA is encoded by the coding sequence GTGGCTTTTAACTTTCCAGGCGGTTCTGCTCCTTCGACTCCATCTGAGGGCGGTGAGCGAAAGCGCGGTGCACTGTTTCCGACCATCATCATCTTGGGTGTGCTCGTTGTTGCCTTCGTGATCTTCACCGGCTTCTACACCGATCTGTTGTGGTTCGACTCCCTAGACATGTCGTCTGTATTCACCACGCAGATCTATACCAAGGTAGGTCTGTTCCTTGCCTTCGCTGTGGTTATGGCACTTGTGGTCTTTGCAGTGATGTGGTGGGCGTGGAAGACCCGGCCAGAGTTCCGTGGAATGACACCCGAGCAAGCAAGCCTTGAGCGTTATCGGGATGCCATCGAACCATTTCGCACTCGTGTAGCAATTGGTATCGCCATTGTGATGGGACTGTTTGCAGGCTTTGCTGCAGCGGCTGAATGGGATGCCTTCTTAATGTGGCGCAACGCCACTGAATTTGGTCAGGTTGATCCGCAGTTCGGAATGGATCTTTCATTCTTCATTTTCACCCTGCCATTCATTCAGTACCTCCTTGGCTTTGGTTTTGCGGTTCTTCTGCTGAGTTTGATTGCAGCGGTAGTAGTGCAGTACCTCTATGGCGGTTTGCGTTTGCAGCCAAAGGGCGATCGCGCCACAGGGGCCGCTCAGACTCAGGTTTCGATTCTCATTGCCCTGATCCTTTTTTTAAAGGCAGTCTCGTATTGGTTCGATCGATTCGCCCTTGATACCCAAAGTCAATCCCTGGTGACCGGCTTTACTGGTTTGAAGTACACCGATGTGCACGCAGTGTTGCCGTCGCTCAACATCTTGACCTTCGTCGCACTCATCGTCGGTGTGCTGTTCCTCTTTAACGCATTCAAGCGTTCATGGCCGTTGGCATTCATTGGTCTTGGCTTAATGATCTTGACCAGCATCGTGGTCGGAGTTCTGTATCCGTTGGTGATTCAGCAGTTCCAGGTTCGTCCAAGTGAGCTTGTAAAAGAGCAGCCATACATTGCGCGAAATATTGATTCAACTCGTGCGGCTTACAACATCGCGGATTCTGATGTAGCGGATTACCCAGGCACCGTTGCGCCGCCAACCGCAAAGGTCATCACAGCAAGCCAAGGAACACTCAGCAATATTCGGTTGCTGGACCCAGCTCTGGTTTCACCTACCTACAACCAGTTGCAGCAGATTCGCGGCTACTACTCATTCAATGACAAGCTAGATATTGACCGCTACAACCTCACAGGCAAGAAGGTTGATGGTGCTGTTGTGGCTGTGCGAGAGATCAACCTCAACGGCATTAACGCAGGTCAGCGCAACTGGACCAATGACAAGACGGTGTACACGCACGGCTATGGCTTCGTGGCTGCGTATGACAACACTGTTCAGGATTCAGGTCAGCCAGATTTCTTCGCCAAAAACATTCCGCCAGTGGGCGCCTTGCAAGCTGAGCAACCACGCGTCTACTTCGGTGAAAACTCTCCGCTCTACAGCGTGGTTGGTGCACCAAAGGGCCAGCAGCCAGTTGAACTGGATTACCCAGATGATGCAAGCCCAACGGGCCAGAAGAACTACACCTACCAAGGAAATGGTGGTGTGCCGATTGGTTCTTTCTTCAATAAGTTGCTCTTTGCCACCAAGTTCCAAGATGGAAACCTGATTCTCTCTGATCTGGTGAACACTGATTCGCGAATCCTGTACGAGCGCGATCCATTGACACGCGTTTCGAAAGTTGCCCCATGGCTCACCTTGGATCAAGATCCCTATCCAGTTGTTGCTGATGGACGCATCAAGTGGATCGTGGATGGATACACCACTTCCAATAACTATCCGTACTCAAGCCGGGTTTCACTTTCAAATGCGACGAGTGACTCACTGAATACGCGAACTGTTGGTAGCGGTATTACCCCACTGGATCAAATCAACTACATGCGCAACTCTGTGAAGGCTGTTGTTGATGCCTATGACGGCACTGTGACGATGTATGAATGGGATTCAACGGATCCAGTGTTGAAAACCTGGATGAAGGCCTTCCCTGGCACGGTTACGCCACGGGCCCAAATGGATGCCGATCTCTTGGCGCATGTGCGCTATCCGCAAGACGTATTTAAGGTGCAGCGCACAATCCTGAGTCGTTATCACGTGACGGACGCATCAACCTTCTACAACGGCACTGACGTGTGGAATGTTCCATTTGATCCAACCATTGCCACAGCTCAGGTTTTCCAGCCTCCGTACTACTTGACGCTGCAAATGCCTGATCAAAAGTTGCCGACGTTCTCGCTGACGACAACGTTTTCGCCGCAAGGGCGACAAACGCTCGCTGGCTTCATGGCAGTGAGCTCTGATCCATTGAAGGATTACGGCAAGATTCGAGTGCTGCAACTTCCAAGCAACACCACGATTCCTGGGCCGCAGCAGGTGCAAAATGCCTTTGAATCAGACCCAACAGTTTCTTCGCAACTTTCATTGTTGCGTCGTGGTGGATCTGAAGTCGATCTCGGCAACCTGCTTTCGCTGCCATTCAACAATGGTTTGCTCTATGTCGAGCCGGTGTACTTGCGAGCATCAGCAGATGGTTTCCCTCTCTTGCAGAAGGTTCTTGTTGGCTATGGTCAAAACGTGGCCCTTGAAGACACGCTTGTGGCTGCTCTAAACAAGGTATTTAGTTTGAGTCCAGGCGCTGGAGTTGAATCAATTCCGAGCACTGGTGATCTCAAGCCCGAAACAACACCAAAGCCACAGCCAACAACCTCCTCTGATGGAACCGCGGCTAGTGAGCTCAGTGCTGCGATCGCCGATGCGCAGCGCGCCTATGAAAATGGGTTGGCCGCATTGAAGAACAATGACTTCACGGCCTATGACCAAGCTCAGAAGCAGTTGGCTGCAGCACTGAAGCGTGCAGCAGCTGCCGAAGCCAAGCTGACGGGTAAGGCCTCGGGTCAATCTGCGTGA